A genomic region of Anaerolineales bacterium contains the following coding sequences:
- the radA gene encoding DNA repair protein RadA — MAKIHTRFVCQSCGRAAAKALGRCPQCGEWNTYVEELVADEPARRAASSNGATVAAPKPLAQIEGGAESERMPLSIGEFARVLGGGIVPGSLVLIGGDPGIGKSTLLLQTAMQMAAHDRVLYVSGEESPSQIKMRADRLFADQSINRLIDSLFLVTETNLDAILHHVEQIKPRLLIIDSIQTVYDPQIDSSAGSVTQLRECSDRFRQLAKSSGLAVFLIGHVTKEGVIAGPRLLEHMVDTVLYLEGDRFQSFRLLRAVKNRFGATAEVGVFEMVGHGMQEVPNPSEAFLAERVVNAAGSAIAVTMEGTRPLLVEVQGLTSPSAFGNPRRSGNGVDSNRLLLITAVLTRRLGLPLAEQDVFVNVVGGLRIGEPAADLALAAAIASSAWDKPLRADAVLIGEVGLSGELRTVPHSPARLKEAAALGFKSAVIPRRLRKSEPLPAGIEVHEARSLREALDMALVKKAAG; from the coding sequence ATGGCTAAAATCCACACTCGCTTCGTCTGCCAAAGCTGCGGCCGCGCCGCCGCCAAAGCGCTCGGTCGCTGCCCGCAATGCGGGGAATGGAACACCTACGTCGAAGAGCTAGTGGCCGACGAGCCGGCCCGCCGCGCCGCCAGCAGCAATGGCGCCACAGTAGCCGCCCCCAAGCCCCTGGCGCAAATTGAGGGCGGCGCCGAGAGCGAACGCATGCCGCTCTCGATCGGCGAGTTTGCCCGCGTGCTCGGCGGCGGCATTGTGCCCGGCTCGCTGGTACTCATCGGTGGCGATCCGGGCATTGGCAAATCCACCTTGCTGCTGCAAACTGCCATGCAGATGGCGGCCCACGATCGTGTGCTGTATGTCTCCGGCGAAGAGTCGCCATCGCAGATCAAAATGAGGGCGGATCGATTATTCGCTGACCAATCGATTAATCGATTAATCGATTCTCTATTTCTGGTCACCGAAACCAACCTTGACGCCATTCTCCACCATGTAGAGCAGATCAAACCGCGCTTGCTGATCATCGATTCGATCCAAACCGTGTATGACCCGCAAATTGATTCTTCTGCCGGCTCGGTCACACAACTACGCGAATGTAGCGACCGTTTTCGCCAGTTGGCCAAAAGTAGCGGCCTGGCGGTCTTCCTCATCGGCCACGTCACAAAAGAAGGGGTGATCGCCGGGCCGCGCTTGCTCGAGCACATGGTAGACACCGTGCTATATCTAGAAGGCGATCGCTTTCAATCCTTCCGCCTGCTACGCGCGGTCAAGAATCGTTTCGGCGCCACGGCCGAAGTCGGCGTGTTTGAAATGGTGGGCCATGGCATGCAAGAAGTGCCCAATCCTTCGGAAGCCTTTCTGGCTGAACGCGTGGTCAACGCCGCCGGCTCAGCCATCGCCGTCACCATGGAGGGCACCCGCCCGCTGCTCGTCGAGGTGCAAGGCCTCACCAGCCCCAGCGCCTTTGGCAACCCGCGGCGCTCGGGCAACGGCGTAGACAGCAATCGCTTATTGCTCATCACCGCGGTACTCACCCGGCGCCTCGGCCTGCCCTTGGCCGAGCAAGACGTCTTCGTCAATGTCGTCGGTGGCCTGCGCATCGGTGAGCCGGCCGCCGATCTGGCTCTGGCGGCGGCCATCGCCAGCTCGGCTTGGGATAAGCCGCTGCGCGCCGATGCCGTGCTGATCGGCGAGGTGGGCCTGAGCGGCGAGCTGCGCACGGTGCCGCACAGCCCGGCGCGCCTCAAAGAAGCCGCCGCGTTAGGCTTTAAGTCTGCAGTGATCCCACGCCGCTTACGCAAAAGTGAGCCGCTCCCCGCAGGCATCGAGGTGCATGAAGCGCGTAGCTTACGCGAAGCATTGGATATGGCGCTCGTGAAAAAGGCGGCTGGGTAA
- a CDS encoding winged helix-turn-helix transcriptional regulator: MTDALSLTFSALADPTRRAILDRLSEGRASVSELAAPFKISLPAVSRHLKVLERAGLIARGRDAQWRPAQLQAEPLKDVSVWLERYRHNWEESYERLDEYLSEVQKKNAQNKERDND, translated from the coding sequence ATGACTGATGCACTAAGCCTCACCTTCTCAGCGTTGGCGGACCCGACCCGCCGGGCTATTTTGGACCGCCTCTCGGAAGGGCGGGCCAGCGTTTCTGAGCTGGCGGCCCCGTTCAAGATCAGCCTGCCGGCGGTGTCTCGCCATCTCAAGGTGCTGGAGCGAGCCGGCTTGATCGCCCGCGGACGGGACGCGCAGTGGCGCCCGGCCCAGCTGCAGGCCGAGCCGCTCAAGGATGTCTCCGTGTGGCTGGAGCGCTACCGCCACAACTGGGAAGAAAGCTACGAGCGCCTGGACGAGTATCTAAGCGAGGTGCAGAAAAAGAATGCACAAAACAAGGAGAGAGACAATGACTGA